Proteins co-encoded in one Streptococcus parauberis NCFD 2020 genomic window:
- a CDS encoding ATP-binding cassette domain-containing protein, whose protein sequence is MLQIINVTLTHQNDLSKLTDKLSFTLSTGEKLGIIGEEGTGKSSLLQAIYQPNLISSYLDIEGQITNQFKKLAYLPQSLEKSVLNLSPSEFLYQDLDYDMFDFNHFYQLANQLNFKTDHLENDQLKMKDLSGGERLKLQLMKLLAHGPDLLLLDEPSADLDLTSSEWLAQFIKTSPLTIIFISHDQALLEACATAILHLELVKKRTVASYHFSKTNYSDYITNRLAAFEKQSQLANKEKEEFDKKEARFKRVHERVQHQLEHTKDSTAGRLLAKKMKALKSQESRLAKDHNQLTKAPLEMDSLNLFFTDIPRLAKQRTILHLQDQVLISGQVISFLVKGQDKVVITGLNGIGKTKLLKYILETLQADPTLSIGYMPQNYEELLNPEQSPLEFLDDYPLEDIKSILASLQFTREEIKHGLGQLSGGQRAKLFLAKMVLDKNNLLILDEPTRHFSPTSQPLVRQLFMDYPGAIISVSHDAYFINETGFSIFQLTDNDLLAQAIDR, encoded by the coding sequence ATGCTACAAATAATAAATGTTACATTAACCCATCAAAATGATTTAAGTAAATTGACAGATAAGCTAAGCTTTACATTATCAACAGGTGAAAAATTAGGAATCATCGGTGAGGAAGGTACTGGAAAATCTAGTCTACTACAAGCTATTTATCAACCTAACTTGATTTCATCATATTTAGATATAGAAGGTCAAATTACTAACCAATTTAAAAAACTAGCCTACTTACCACAAAGTCTTGAAAAAAGTGTCCTCAACCTAAGTCCTTCAGAATTTCTTTATCAGGATTTAGATTATGATATGTTTGACTTCAATCATTTCTACCAACTTGCAAACCAACTCAACTTTAAGACTGATCATTTAGAAAATGATCAGTTGAAAATGAAGGATTTATCAGGTGGCGAACGACTCAAGCTTCAATTGATGAAGCTCTTAGCACATGGCCCTGACCTTCTTCTCTTAGATGAACCTTCGGCTGATTTGGACTTGACCTCTTCAGAATGGCTAGCGCAATTTATCAAGACAAGTCCACTGACTATTATTTTTATTTCTCATGATCAGGCTTTGTTAGAAGCTTGCGCAACAGCAATACTTCATCTTGAATTAGTCAAAAAGCGAACTGTTGCATCATATCATTTCTCAAAAACCAACTATTCCGACTATATCACAAATAGGCTAGCAGCTTTTGAGAAACAGAGTCAATTAGCCAATAAGGAAAAAGAAGAGTTTGACAAGAAGGAAGCTCGCTTTAAACGCGTCCATGAAAGGGTACAACATCAACTTGAACATACAAAAGATTCTACTGCTGGACGCTTATTAGCTAAAAAAATGAAAGCTCTTAAATCACAGGAAAGTCGGTTAGCAAAAGATCATAATCAGTTGACCAAAGCACCCCTGGAAATGGATAGTCTTAACTTATTCTTCACGGATATTCCTCGCTTGGCCAAGCAGCGAACTATCTTGCACTTGCAGGATCAAGTCTTGATTAGTGGTCAGGTCATCTCTTTCTTGGTTAAAGGACAAGACAAGGTCGTCATTACTGGTCTAAATGGAATTGGTAAAACCAAGTTATTAAAATATATCCTTGAAACCCTACAAGCTGATCCGACTTTGTCGATTGGCTATATGCCACAAAACTATGAAGAGCTTTTAAATCCTGAGCAAAGTCCCCTGGAATTTTTAGACGATTACCCTCTTGAGGATATCAAATCGATTTTGGCTAGTTTGCAATTCACGAGGGAGGAAATCAAGCATGGTTTAGGTCAGTTATCTGGTGGTCAAAGGGCTAAACTGTTTTTAGCAAAAATGGTATTAGATAAAAATAATCTATTAATTTTGGATGAACCAACTAGACATTTTTCACCGACAAGTCAACCTTTAGTTCGCCAATTATTTATGGATTATCCTGGTGCAATCATTTCTGTTTCCCATGATGCCTATTTTATTAATGAAACAGGTTTCTCTATTTTTCAATTAACTGATAATGATTTATTAGCCCAAGCTATTGACAGATAG
- the pnuC gene encoding nicotinamide riboside transporter PnuC encodes MKTLRYFTITEWSLWLFSILAILSTSIYFGNQEPLAILASMIGITSLIFSAKGNPIGQGLIIIFAVIYAYLALRNNYYSELITYSCLTLPMAVFSLLSWLSHPFQGKKAQVTISQVKVKDYYLLFLLTVLITVIFYYILGIFHTPFLLVSTLSIATAFAGTFLTYKRSPNFALAYCLNDIILIALWLFEAQSDSSHYALVICFATFLISDIYTYMNWLRIHRLQLLAIEKKNEL; translated from the coding sequence ATGAAAACATTACGTTATTTCACTATTACTGAATGGTCATTGTGGTTATTTTCAATCTTGGCTATTCTTAGTACATCAATCTATTTTGGTAATCAAGAGCCTTTAGCTATCTTAGCTTCAATGATCGGAATTACTTCCTTAATTTTTTCAGCCAAAGGTAATCCTATTGGTCAGGGATTAATTATTATTTTTGCTGTGATTTATGCCTACCTAGCCCTACGAAATAACTACTATAGTGAGCTGATTACCTATAGTTGTCTAACTCTACCTATGGCTGTATTTTCACTTTTGTCCTGGCTGAGTCATCCTTTCCAAGGAAAAAAGGCACAAGTTACAATCAGTCAAGTCAAAGTTAAGGATTACTATTTATTATTTCTTCTAACCGTTCTGATTACTGTCATATTCTATTATATTTTAGGAATATTTCATACACCATTTTTACTGGTTTCAACGCTTTCCATAGCGACTGCTTTTGCTGGTACCTTTCTTACTTATAAGAGAAGTCCTAATTTTGCTTTAGCTTATTGTTTAAATGATATAATCTTAATTGCCTTATGGCTGTTTGAAGCGCAATCAGATAGCAGTCATTATGCTTTAGTCATCTGCTTTGCGACATTCCTAATAAGTGATATATACACCTATATGAACTGGCTAAGAATTCACCGACTACAATTGTTGGCAATAGAAAAAAAGAATGAGCTTTAA